From a single Hippopotamus amphibius kiboko isolate mHipAmp2 chromosome X, mHipAmp2.hap2, whole genome shotgun sequence genomic region:
- the AGTR2 gene encoding type-2 angiotensin II receptor, producing MKDNFTFATISKNITSSLHAGLVNTSGNESTFNCSHKPSDKHLDIIPVLYYIIFVVGFLVNTIVVTLFCCQKGPKKVSSIYIFNLAVADLLLLATLPLWANYYSYRYDWLFGPMMCKVFGSFLNLNMFASIFFITCMSVDRYQSVIYPFLSQRRNPWQASYIVPLVWCMACLSSLPTFYFRDVRTIEYLGVNACIMAFPPENYAQWSAGIALMKNILGFIIPLIFIATCYFGIRKHLLKTNSYGKNRITRDQVLKMAAAVVLAFIICWLPFHVLTFLDALAWMGVINSCKVIAVIDLALPFAILLGFTNSCINPFLYCFVGNRFQQKLRRVFRVPITWLQGKRESVSCRKSSSLREMETFVS from the coding sequence AGCAAAAACATTACCAGCAGTCTTCATGCTGGACTTGTGAACACTTCTGGCAATGAGTCTACCTTTAATTGCTCACATAAGCCATCAGATAAGCATTTAGATATAATTCCTGTTCTCTACTACATTATTTTTGTGGTTGGATTTCTTGTCAATACTATTGTGGTTACGCTGTTTTGTTGTCAAAAGGGTCCTAAAAAGGTTTCCAGCATTTATATCTTCAACCTGGCTGTGGCTGACTTACTGCTTTTGGCTACTCTTCCTCTCTGGGCAAACTATTATTCTTACAGATATGACTGGCTCTTTGGACCTATGATGTGCAAAGTTTTTGGTTCTTTCCTGAACCTGAACATGTTTGCAAGCATTTTTTTTATCACCTGCATGAGTGTTGATAGGTACCAATCTGTCATCTACCCCTTTCTGTCACAAAGAAGAAATCCCTGGCAAGCATCTTATATAGTTCCCCTTGTTTGGTGTATGGCCTGTCTTTCCTCACTGCCAACATTTTATTTCCGAGATGTCAGAACCATTGAATATTTAGGAGTGAATGCTTGCATTATGGCTTTCCCACCTGAGAATTATGCCCAATGGTCAGCTGGAATTGCCTTAATGAAAAATATCCTTGGTTTTATTATCCCTttaatattcatagcaacatgTTATTTCGGAATCAGAAAACACCTACTGAAGACCAATAGCTATGGGAAGAACAGAATAACTCGTGACCAAGTCCTGAAGATGGCAGCTGCTGTTGTTCTGGCGTTCATCATCTGTTGGCTTCCCTTCCATGTTCTGACCTTCCTGGATGCTCTGGCCTGGATGGGTGTCATTAATAGTTGCAAAGTTATAGCAGTCATTGACCTGGCACTTCCTTTTGCCATCCTCCTGGGATTTACCAACAGCTGCATTAATccctttttgtattgttttgttggAAACCGGTTCCAACAGAAGCTCCGCCGTGTGTTTAGGGTTCCAATTACTTGGCTCCAAGGCAAGAGAGAGAGTGTGTCGTGCCGAAAAAGCAGTTCCCTTAGAGAAATGGAGACCTTTGTGTCTTAA